The following are encoded together in the Lathyrus oleraceus cultivar Zhongwan6 chromosome 3, CAAS_Psat_ZW6_1.0, whole genome shotgun sequence genome:
- the LOC127125933 gene encoding uncharacterized protein LOC127125933 isoform X2 encodes MSFSPFIFFLGVEMNTVMNNRTVHNDDKPFPGCLGRMVNLFDLTTATTVNGNKLLTDKPHRDHASLSRSQSDVSRIASPSFADQIEDRPIVSNLMRASSNKKINGTPIKMLMDQEMSKEVVSKHNPPNVVAKLMGLEALPQGKRNLPVERSPGGDCSQHMCGHSGTSFNHRQLDDRFMDKEMLHEIHPNREQVAYKDIYEIWLQSQRTSNVNDKTPERGKWAEDVNEKKMAFIRQKFMEAKRLSTDERLRQSKEFDEALEVLSSNNDLLIRLLDSQNLYERQSTPLAETKRITVLKPSKMVDNEKFSRKGNNSDKHIKKPLNNDAAWERNSPGYSPASQKVEEFPVQPTRIVVLKPSSVRAHDIKALVSPMSSSPQNLQSGNFYHDPEDDDLLESRKVAEEITRQMHEDLGSYQRDETVYSPVFSTGYIGDDSSFYKSDHECTAGNFSDLEVMSPSPRHSWDFVNRCDSPYSSSSFSRASCSPESSVGREAKKRLSERWAMMASKKDLQEQRHMRRSSTLGEMLALSDIKKSLISEIEGINEEPEPRESVSCSKNSNDEEIYADGSTKSLPRSKSVPVSSNVYENGLYIEACNNDAGKAHGSKELTKSKSMKSTFKGKVASFLFSRNKKSIREKSCLSHSTDESQSTIAETSVSTINSPEVFRNDVSQSFNGGSFEECSLPALCESSSKALSNPVFSRRGVISMEPESTTSKSTVTGISSENQDQPSPISVLEPPFEDENAAHESLDCMKGGLLGSRVSLKSNLIDKSPPIESIARTLSWDGPCTEVASPYPIKSTSVSLDTKVEDQDLLVLVQKLLSAAGLDDQVQSDSFYSRWHSLESPLEPSLRDKYASLYDKEEVQPLHEAKRRQRRSNQKLVFDCVNVALTEVTGYGSESSLIGKLWSGDHRRLQLSEGASPFLVDLIVAQMKELTSSGIGSVWGDCGDSNSLVVETVVRKEVVGKGWVELMGFEVDILVKVVEGKLLEELVEDAVVDLTGRVV; translated from the exons ATGTCGTTTTCCCCTTTCATATTTTTTCTAG GTGTTGAAATGAATACTGTCATGAATAATAGAACGGTTCACAATGATGACAAGCCTTTTCCTGGATGCTTGGGAAGAATGGTTAACCTTTTTGATTTGACTACTGCTACTACTGTCAATGGAAACAAGCTTCTCACCGACAAGCCACACCGTGATCATg CATCTCTTTCAAGAAGTCAATCGGATGTTTCGAGGATTGCAAGTCCTTCATTTGCTGATCAGATAGAAGATAGGCCG ATTGTTTCTAACTTAATGAGAGCGTcttcaaataaaaaaataaatggAACACCCATCAAGATGCTCATGGACCAAGAAATGTCCAAAGAAGTTGTTTCCAAGCATAATCCACCAAATGTTGTTGCAAAGTTAATGGGCCTCGAGGCCCTTCCACAGGGAAAACGGAATTTACCTGTGGAGAGAAGCCCTGGAGGAGATTGTTCTCAGCACATGTGTGGTCATTCTGGGACATCATTCAATCACCGGCAGTTGGATGATAGGTTTATGGACAAGGAAATGCTTCATGAAATTCATCCGAACAGAGAACAGGTTGCTTACAAAGATATTTATGAAATATGGCTGCAATCACAGAGAACAAGCAATGTAAATGACAAGACACCAGAGAGAGGGAAGTGGGCTGAAGATGTTAATGAGAAGAAAATGGCTTTCATTCGTCAAAAATTCATGGAAGCAAAACGACTCTCTACAGATGAGAGATTACGCCAATCAAAGGAGTTTGACGAAGCCTTGGAAGTTTTAAGCTCCAATAACGATCTGTTAATCAGGTTATTGGATTCTCAAAATCTATATGAACGACAGTCTACTCCACTGGCTGAGACAAAGCGTATTACTGTTCTGAAACCTTCGAAGATGGTTGACAATGAAAAGTTCAGTAGAAAGGGAAACAATAGTGACAAACATATTAAGAAACCATTAAATAATGACGCTGCATGGGAGAGAAATAGTCCTGGATACTCTCCCGCCAGTCAGAAAGTTGAGGAATTTCCAGTTCAACCTACTCGAATAGTGGTATTGAAGCCTAGTTCTGTAAGAGCACATGATATTAAGGCCTTGGTTTCTCCAATGTCATCATCACCTCAAAATCTGCAAAGTGGAAACTTCTATCACGACCCTGAAGATGATGATCTACTTGAATCAAGAAAAGTTGCAGAAGAAATTACACGGCAGATGCATGAAGATCTCGGAAGCTATCAAAGGGATGAAACCGTGTATTCTCCAGTATTTTCCACAGGATATATTGGCGATGATAGTTCATTCTACAAATCAGATCATGAGTGTACTGCAGGGAATTTTAGTGATTTGGAAGTTATGTCACCATCTCCCAGGCATTCTTGGGATTTCGTCAATCGCTGTGACAGTCCTTATTCTTCATCATCCTTCAGTCGTGCTTCGTGTTCTCCTGAATCTTCAGTAGGCCGAGAGGCCAAGAAACGACTTTCTGAAAGATGGGCCATGATGGCATCTAAGAAGGATCTTCAAGAACAGAGGCATATGCGGAGAAGTTCTACATTGGGTGAGATGCTTGCTCTTTCAGATATAAAGAAATCTCTAATATCTGAGATTGAAGGTATTAATGAAGAACCAGAACCGAGGGAATCTGTTTCTTGCAGTAAAAATTCCAATGATGAAGAAATATATGCGGATGGGTCTACTAAAAGCCTTCCCAGGTCAAAATCTGTTCCTGTATCTTCCAACGTCTATGAAAATGGGCTGTACATTGAAGCTTGTAATAACGATGCTGGTAAAGCACACGGCTCCAAGGAATTGACGAAGTCAAAGAGTATGAAGTCAACATTTAAAGGGAAAGTTGCGAGTTTCTTATTCTCAAGGAATAAGAAATCAATCAGGGAAAAATCTTGTCTATCCCATTCTACAGACGAGTCTCAATCAACTATTGCAGAAACATCAGTATCTACGATAAACTCACCTGAAGTCTTTAGGAATGATGTGTCTCAAAGCTTCAATGGTGGGTCCTTTGAAGAGTGTTCCCTTCCAGCTCTATGTGAATCATCGAGCAAAGCTTTATCCAATCCTGTCTTTAGCAGACGAGGCGTAATATCTATGGAG CCTGAATCTACCACGTCAAAGTCCACGGTGACAGGGATTTCAAGTGAAAACCAGGACCAGCCAAGTCCAATCTCAGTTTTAGAGCCTCCCTTTGAAGATGAAAATGCAGCTCACGAGTCCTTGGACTGTATGAAGGGTGGTCTGCTGG GATCACGGGTGTCTCTGAAGTCTAATTTAATTGACAAATCACCACCTATAGAATCAATAGCTCGAACCCTCTCATGGGATGGTCCTTGTACGGAGGTGGCAAGTCCGTACCCAATAAAATCTACATCGGTTTCCTTAGACACCAAGGTAGAGGATCAAGACCTGCTCGTCCTTGTTCAGAAATTACTATCAGCTGCTGGACTTGATGATCAAGTGCAGTCTGACTCGTTTTACTCTAGATGGCATTCCCTTGAAAGTCCATTGGAGCCATCATTGAGGGACAAGTATGCCAGTCTCTACGACAAGGAGGAGGTTCAGCCTCTTCATGAAGCAAAGCGAAGGCAGAGGAGATCTAATCAGAAGCTTGTCTTCGATTGTGTCAATGTTGCACTAACAGAAGTTACTGGGTATGGATCAGAAAGTTCCTTAATTGGCAAGTTGTGGAGTGGGGACCACAGAAGGCTCCAATTATCAGAGGGTGCATCTCCATTTTTGGTAGACCTTATTGTAGCCCAAATGAAGGAGTTGACATCTAGTGGCATAGGGTCTGTTTGGGGGGATTGTGGGGACAGTAACAGCCTGGTGGTGGAAACTGTAGTGAGAAAAGAGGTCGTGGGTAAAGGGTGGGTTGAGCTAATGGGATTTGAGGTGGATATTTTGGTAAAGGTAGTAGAAGGGAAGTTGCTTGAAGAACTTGTGGAGGATGCAGTGGTTGATTTGACAGGCAGGGTGGTGTGA